A window from Esox lucius isolate fEsoLuc1 chromosome 16, fEsoLuc1.pri, whole genome shotgun sequence encodes these proteins:
- the echdc1 gene encoding ethylmalonyl-CoA decarboxylase isoform X1 — MVLSAANWHLLSRSAAWGQLLLRNGSVYTPASGFQEEEIREKLLAFPGGSVDLVKQESGIAVLTVNHPARMNAFSGSMMVELEERVSQLEGWMEGKGLIVQGAAGTFCSGSDLTAVRAISNPQDGVRMCMFMQNALTRLLRLPLFSVALVEGRALGGGAELTTACDFRLMAPGSVIQFVHKHMGLVPGWGGATRLVRIVGSQNALRMLGGALKVDPEMGLRIGLADGVLEGSQAGEESGACALLEAKQWLGRYTEGPAPVIRAIKAVVQSGRELPLEVSLRAERDVFGSLWGGPVNLQALVSKAKHK; from the exons ATGGTTCTCTCTGCAGCCAATTGGCACCTCCTGAGCAGATCGGCTGCCTGGGGACAGCTTCTCCTCAGGAATGGTTCCGTATACACCCCTGCCAGTGGTTTCCAGGAAGAGGAGATCAGGGAGAAACTTCTGGCTTTCCCTGGGGGGTCTGTGGACCTGGTGAAACAGGAGTCAGGCATTGCAGTACTTACGGTCAACCACCCTGCTCGCATGAACGCTTTCTCGG GTTCTATGATGGTTGAGCTGGAGGAGAGGGTTTCTCAGCTGGAGGGCTGGATGGAGGGGAAAGGCCTCATCGTTCAAGGGGCTGCTGGGACATTCTGCTCTGGGTCAGACCTCACCGCTGTCCGGGCTATATCCAACCCTCAG GATGGGGTGAGGATGTGCATGTTCATGCAGAATGCCCTAACCCGGCTGTTACG GCTGCCTCTGTTCTCTGTAGCTCTGGTGGAGGGCAGGGCGCTGGGAGGAGGGGCGGAGCTCACCACTGCCTGTGACTTCAG GTTGATGGCACCAGGTAGTGTGATCCAATTTGTCCACAAACATATGGGTCTAGTGCCTGGCTGGGGCGGAGCCACCAGGCTGGTTCGGATTGTAGGCAGCCAGAATGCCTTGAGAATGCTGGGTGGTGCCTTGAAAGTGGACCCGGAAATGGGTTTACGGATTGGGCTGGCAGACGGTGTCCTGGAGGGCTCACAGGCTGGTGAAGAGTCTGGAGCCTGTGCCCTCCTCGAGGCGAAGCAGTGGCTGGGACGCTACACAGAGGGTCCAGCCCCGGTCATCAGAGCCATAAAGGCAGTGGTACAGTCTGGGAGGGAGCTCCCTCTGGAGGTGTCTCTGCGGGCGGAGAGGGACGTGTTCGGGTCTCTATGGGGAGGACCGGTTAACTTGCAGGCCCTGGTCAGCAAAGCCAAGCACAAGTGA
- the echdc1 gene encoding ethylmalonyl-CoA decarboxylase isoform X2 → MSASVNSQIRLRLYRSLHTQPRHLFFCFLNPVFSLLFVFFLSPSFLRYPPSPVFPVVSVMVLSAANWHLLSRSAAWGQLLLRNGSVYTPASGFQEEEIREKLLAFPGGSVDLVKQESGIAVLTVNHPARMNAFSGSMMVELEERVSQLEGWMEGKGLIVQGAAGTFCSGSDLTAVRAISNPQDGVRMCMFMQNALTRLLRLPLFSVALVEGRALGGGAELTTACDFRLMAPGSVIQFVHKHMGLVPGWGGATRLVRIVGSQNALRMLGGALKVDPEMGLRIGLADGVLEGSQAGEESGACALLEAKQWLGRYTEGPAPVIRAIKAVVQSGRELPLEVSLRAERDVFGSLWGGPVNLQALVSKAKHK, encoded by the exons ATGTCCGCTTCAGTTAACAGTCAAATACGTTTGAGACTCTACCGGTCGCTACACACACAACCtaggcatttgtttttctgttttctgaatcctgttttctctctgctttttgtgttttttctctctccatctttcctgCGATATCCTCCCTCTCCCGTCTTCCCTGTTGTCAGTGTCATGGTTCTCTCTGCAGCCAATTGGCACCTCCTGAGCAGATCGGCTGCCTGGGGACAGCTTCTCCTCAGGAATGGTTCCGTATACACCCCTGCCAGTGGTTTCCAGGAAGAGGAGATCAGGGAGAAACTTCTGGCTTTCCCTGGGGGGTCTGTGGACCTGGTGAAACAGGAGTCAGGCATTGCAGTACTTACGGTCAACCACCCTGCTCGCATGAACGCTTTCTCGG GTTCTATGATGGTTGAGCTGGAGGAGAGGGTTTCTCAGCTGGAGGGCTGGATGGAGGGGAAAGGCCTCATCGTTCAAGGGGCTGCTGGGACATTCTGCTCTGGGTCAGACCTCACCGCTGTCCGGGCTATATCCAACCCTCAG GATGGGGTGAGGATGTGCATGTTCATGCAGAATGCCCTAACCCGGCTGTTACG GCTGCCTCTGTTCTCTGTAGCTCTGGTGGAGGGCAGGGCGCTGGGAGGAGGGGCGGAGCTCACCACTGCCTGTGACTTCAG GTTGATGGCACCAGGTAGTGTGATCCAATTTGTCCACAAACATATGGGTCTAGTGCCTGGCTGGGGCGGAGCCACCAGGCTGGTTCGGATTGTAGGCAGCCAGAATGCCTTGAGAATGCTGGGTGGTGCCTTGAAAGTGGACCCGGAAATGGGTTTACGGATTGGGCTGGCAGACGGTGTCCTGGAGGGCTCACAGGCTGGTGAAGAGTCTGGAGCCTGTGCCCTCCTCGAGGCGAAGCAGTGGCTGGGACGCTACACAGAGGGTCCAGCCCCGGTCATCAGAGCCATAAAGGCAGTGGTACAGTCTGGGAGGGAGCTCCCTCTGGAGGTGTCTCTGCGGGCGGAGAGGGACGTGTTCGGGTCTCTATGGGGAGGACCGGTTAACTTGCAGGCCCTGGTCAGCAAAGCCAAGCACAAGTGA